The Zygosaccharomyces rouxii strain CBS732 chromosome G complete sequence genome contains a region encoding:
- the MDS3 gene encoding Mds3p (weakly similar to uniprot|P53094 Saccharomyces cerevisiae YGL197W MDS3 Protein with an N-terminal kelch-like domain putative negative regulator of early meiotic gene expression required with Pmd1p for growth under alkaline conditions): MPLLQPCLCSCYSLKLPSLPANLLEADEPVKRKMTLESRTGAAVGITRSDIFVHGGLTIPLNLTKINSLQIQKELVLYFAKEKQGSSLFRKLTDWISPEVFFLDLISRSWKRLETEMDTQYIGEHDEVPKLSERFFHSISFCSSCLYIFGGLMVSPQNGYELIASNELWKLDLTTRKWSLISRDPQIARRFAHTMHTKNENIETRDTKLVIVGGLNNMDQPIKKVDIYNLTKGFWESEPNPECFKNIRTNVEGRHFTHVKESNLSILIENNEAKVPTLVIYGMRNDDGTQSIREKNESTSPVVALPILSESKGMVMNLNENQLKSHADIPYNLHYPSGSYFSHSVVMAGFHPNFQASSFQCFVYDISSGKWAKIGTICEDRDFHKHRFWTLFVWHSHHQTILLGTKDDDYNLPSVQKFDWLLSFGLPMVSLYNKLLHSVDHRSTILRPTPNIMHKQHSSPETGSEALDEAIPSPTATEERKLSFASSSTSQFESYIRYIAPPVQMASISSVFPPHAMVLGKDALEIFGKPLSDFEFITEEGDSIGVPIFLLRKRWGRYFDMLLSQGYAKVCSEYEASGEQSEFVRFSTHSSQIAGSSSKPSEASSFGSLENYSKQQQQQQESQRKKSVVSKLDEEKSTTSSSSLLVPEEPEEDVTAVPAFYENDYDDPMSPPAATRSLTDSKNPSSKSIHRIGTTSTTSSSGGMVFRVPFQESSASLTDTRSLRLPIGKEGRRSSSVASPALEYLRPNSNYQSEKLRRASHPDTSTLINDDYYSRSPHPGIRHSITSTRSSRNPSVTSQNSSISFVSSSSDRMGNSIMPQTSNGSSLGSNVLGVLTVPLPPATSAPNEPLPPAPYEIAGRQNSTSEYGVSNRSSPLSSRRPSYDRNYSVPETRFASENFRTSLDSQMLAESAQTESSADNSSLHRSILAKLNPKSGESPSASFMKGSGKNPENNRLSLGSNADSTLSVNSAGFEWEPLLTPRTLYMPWPTATVRAFAEFFYIGQVNGKWSLSPVALNLLIMSKVYEIPLLSDLINEVIYSIIGRKEDSLFVTCNFLMEAIKKRLRNNFNEDESWIEAQAYRNENYMELEKLKHSLENVDNGYVDINLLKRVSRSLSMSTNESEDFAHDHIGGNDSSGTPVGGSHIPTVFAGGPRDSHNSVASIGYPPGVNFQGSRKSSSAFSPRVKKKSSLSKEVNLNSMNNNNRDDPDKLKGNTRRNGVHVDPGYGYFDASSDSSYTSSDSSINDDDDDDDADADDDDDDDADNDKSNDEEGQNRDAPLRSTIIDARSKKDEEDVQHDDDLNKLPTPKKEDEDLDDDSNSSLSDFEELNSDMGLLSLNKMKRKLAGQSDPDESVDPLLKIDSATQSYGTSPNKGSGAKHRGDNFALDAHHLTLEYLTSSNALPPVDYVIKAIYRTAALVNYPRLMVRCLDCIEVSRRLKEIKKRLTYDFASMDQEMKRNAEASSVSSSRDQKFEKPNLEWTSSKGAFQGISPTNMTPKSGTPKVENQRRTGVFQGPVNLSPKSSLSRDDESIKSSASQPKKFLKSKIFGENPAPQASTSAFMNPAFMPPPPSSNKNKKSSSGTSGFSFFGIRK, encoded by the coding sequence ATGCCCCTGCTACAACCTTGTTTATGTTCATGTTATTCTCTAAAATTGCCGTCATTACCGGCAAATCTTTTAGAAGCAGATGAACCTGTTAAGAGGAAAATGACATTAGAGAGTCGAACAGGTGCAGCTGTTGGAATAACGAGGTCAGATATTTTTGTTCACGGAGGTCTTACAATTCCATTAAATTTAACCAAAAttaattctttacaaattCAAAAAGAGTTGGTGCTATATTTTGCCAAGGAAAAACAAGGCAGTAGTCTTTTCAGGAAGCTTACCGATTGGATTTCACCCGAGGTTTTCTTTTTAGATTTGATTTCAAGAAGTTGGAAAAGATTAGAGACCGAGATGGATACGCAGTATATTGGGGAACATGATGAAGTACCAAAATTAAGTGAAAGATTTTTCCATTCGATATCTTTTTGCAGTTCTTGCCTTTACATCTTTGGTGGTCTTATGGTTTCACCACAAAATGGATATGAATTAATTGCATCTAATGAGTTATGGAAGTTAGATTTAACTACCAGAAAATGGTCATTAATTAGCCGAGATCCTCAGATAGCGAGAAGGTTTGCTCATACGATGCATACTAAAAATGAGAACATCGAAACTAGAGATACAAAACTGGTTATTGTCGGTGGACTAAACAATATGGATCAGCCAATCAAAAAAGTCGATATTTATAATTTAACCAAAGGGTTTTGGGAGTCTGAACCAAATCCTGAATGTTTTAAAAATATAAGGACAAATGTGGAGGGTAGACATTTTACTCATGTAAAGGAATCGAATCTTTCCATACTGATAGAGAACAACGAGGCTAAAGTACCAACCTTGGTTATTTATGGTATGAGGAATGATGATGGAACACAATCTattagagaaaaaaatgaaagcACATCACCAGTTGTTGCATTACCAATATTATCTGAATCTAAAGGTATGGTTATGAACTTGAACGAAAATCAACTAAAATCTCATGCAGATATTCCTTATAATTTACACTATCCTTCAGGCTCATATTTTTCCCATTCGGTAGTAATGGCAGGGTTTCACCCAAATTTTCAAGCCTCTAGTTTTCAATGCTTCGTGTATGATATATCTTCTGGTAAATGGGCCAAAATTGGAACCATTTGTGAAGATAGAGATTTCCATAAACATAGATTTTGGACATTATTCGTATggcattctcatcatcaaaCTATCTTATTAGGTACAAAGGATGATGATTACAATTTACCCAGTgtacaaaaatttgattggttattatcatttggaTTACCAATGGTTAGCCTTTACAACAAACTTTTACATTCAGTAGATCACCGCTCTACCATTTTAAGGCCAACACCTAATATAATGCATAAGCAGCATAGTTCACCTGAAACGGGTTCTGAAGCTTTAGATGAAGCTATTCCCAGCCCGACAGCCACTGAGGAGAGGAAATTAAGTTTTGCTTCTAGTTCCACTTCACAATTTGAGAGCTATATCAGATACATTGCTCCTCCGGTACAAATGGCCTCAATATCTTCAGTTTTCCCACCACATGCTATGGTTTTAGGTAAAGATGCTCTCGAAATTTTTGGGAAACCGCTTTCAGATTTTGAATTCATTactgaagaaggtgattCTATTGGTGTACCTATATTCTTATTGCGTAAAAGATGGGGGAGATATTTTGATATGCTTCTTTCACAAGGTTATGCAAAAGTATGCTCGGAATACGAGGCAAGCGGTGAACAATCAGAGTTCGTGAGATTTTCTACACACTCTTCACAGATAGCAggatcatcttctaaacCTTCAGAGGCTTCCTCTTTCGGATCTTTAGAGAACTATTCGaaacagcaacaacaacaacaagaatcACAACGGAAAAAATCTGTTGTCAGTAAACTTGACGAGGAAAAATCCACTACTTCTAGTAGTTCTTTGCTAGTGCCCGAAGaacctgaagaagatgtAACCGCTGTTCCTGCATTTTACGAAAATGATTATGATGACCCAATGTCACCGCCAGCTGCAACTCGTAGCCTGACTGACTCTAAAAACCCAAGCTCCAAATCCATTCACAGGATCGGAACCACCTCTACTACAAGTTCATCTGGTGGTATGGTTTTCAGAGTTCCTTTCCAAGAATCTTCTGCATCGCTAACAGATACCCGTTCACTAAGACTACCTATAGGTAAGGAAGGGAGAAGATCCTCATCAGTGGCTTCACCTGCATTGGAATATTTGAGACCTAATAGTAATTATCAAAGTGAAAAGCTAAGGCGTGCATCTCATCCAGATACAAGTACTCTTATAAACGACGATTATTATTCTCGTTCCCCACATCCAGGAATCCGTCATAGCATTACTAGCACGAGAAGTTCGCGTAATCCATCCGTAACGTCTCAAAACAGCTCCATTTCATTTGTCAGCTCATCGTCTGATAGAATGGGGAATTCTATTATGCCCCAAACTAGTAATGGTAGTTCTCTTGGATCTAACGTTTTAGGAGTTTTGACTGTGCCACTACCACCAGCTACATCGGCTCCTAACGAACCTTTACCTCCAGCTCCCTATGAGATCGCTGGTCGTCAAAATTCTACCTCAGAATATGGGGTTTCAAACAGAAGCAGTCCTCTTTCATCTAGAAGACCTAGCTATGACAGAAATTACTCTGTGCCGGAGACAAGATTTGCTTCAGAGAATTTCCGAACTTCATTGGATTCTCAAATGTTAGCTGAGAGTGCACAAACAGAATCGTCCGCTGACAATTCTTCACTCCACAGATCCATTTTGGCTAAGTTAAATCCAAAATCTGGCGAAAGTCCTAGCGCTAGCTTCATGAAAGGTAGCGGGAAAAATCCTGAAAATAATAGACTTTCATTGGGTTCCAACGCTGATAGTACTCTCAGTGTAAATTCGGCTGGATTCGAATGGGAACCCTTATTAACACCAAGAACATTGTATATGCCCTGGCCTACAGCTACAGTAAGAGCATTCGCTGAATTCTTTTACATTGGTCAGGTAAATGGTAAATGGTCATTATCCCCGGTTGCTCTCAATCTTCTAATTATGTCCAAGGTTTACGAAATTCCCTTACTAAGCGACTTAATTAATGAAGTGATCTATTCTATCATTGGTAGAAAGGAAGATAGTCTATTTGTGACTTGTAATTTTCTAATGGAAGCAATCAAAAAAAGATTGAGAAATAATTTTAATGAGGATGAATCTTGGATTGAAGCTCAAGCATACCGTAATGAAAACTACATGGAGTTAGAGAAGTTAAAGCATTCTCTAGAAAATGTAGATAATGGTTATGTTGATATAAATCTATTGAAAAGGGTCTCCAGATCCTTATCAATGAGTACCAATGAAAGTGAGGATTTTGCTCATGATCATATTGGTGGCAATGACTCCAGCGGAACACCAGTAGGAGGTAGTCATATCCCTACGGTTTTTGCCGGGGGTCCGCGCGATAGTCATAACTCTGTTGCATCAATTGGTTACCCACCTGGAGTCAACTTCCAAGGATCTAGAAAATCAAGTTCGGCTTTCAGTCCTCGtgtgaagaagaaatcgaGTTTAAGTAAAGAGGTTAATTTGAACAGTAtgaacaacaataatagaGATGACCCTGATAAGTTAAAGGGTAATACTCGTAGAAATGGTGTTCATGTCGATCCTGGTTATGGCTATTTTGATGCGAGTAGTGACAGTAGTTATACTAGCAGTGATAGTAGTAttaacgatgatgatgatgatgatgatgctgatgctgatgatgacgatgacgatgatgcTGATAATGACAAGAGTAATGATGAGGAAGGCCAAAACCGTGATGCCCCCCTCCGTTCCACAATTATTGACGCAAGATCtaaaaaagatgaagaagatgtgcaacatgatgatgatttgaacAAACTACCAACTCCTaagaaggaagatgaagatctAGATGATGACTCCAACTCGTCGCTAtcagattttgaagaattaaattcGGATATGGGGTTGTTGTCattgaacaaaatgaaACGTAAGTTAGCAGGTCAATCTGATCCCGATGAATCTGTGGATCCATTACTCAAAATTGATTCGGCTACTCAATCTTATGGTACTTCCCCCAATAAAGGTAGCGGTGCAAAGCATAGAGGGGATAATTTTGCACTTGACGCTCATCATTTGACATTAGAATATTTGACTTCATCCAACGCATTGCCTCCAGTCGATTATGTTATCAAGGCTATCTACCGTACTGCTGCTCTAGTTAATTATCCAAGATTGATGGTTAGATGTCTTGATTGTATCGAAGTTTCCAGGAGGCTAAAAGAAatcaagaaaagattaacGTATGATTTTGCTTCTATGGatcaagaaatgaaaaggaatGCAGAAGCTTCTAGCGTAAGTTCTTCTAGagatcaaaaatttgaaaaaccCAATTTAGAATGGACCTCATCTAAAGGTGCATTCCAAGGCATCTCTCCCACCAACATGACACCAAAATCGGGAACACCCAAAGTGGAAAACCAGCGTAGGACTGGTGTTTTCCAAGGGCCAGTAAACCTGTCGCCCAAGAGTTCCTTGAGTAGAGATGACGAGTCCATAAAAAGTTCTGCTTCTCAACCAAAGAAGTTCCTCAAGTCAAAGatatttggtgaaaatcCTGCTCCACAGGCCTCAACTTCTGCCTTTATGAACCCTGCCTTTATGCCGCCACCACCATCATccaacaaaaacaaaaagagTAGCTCAGGTACCTCCGGCTTTTCATTTTTCGGTATCAGAAAATAA
- the EMP24 gene encoding Emp24p (highly similar to uniprot|P32803 Saccharomyces cerevisiae YGL200C EMP24 Integral membrane component of endoplasmic reticulum-derived COPII-coated vesicles which function in ER to Golgi transport) → MIALQFVVTFLLALTVSAHNVALPPYGRRCFFEDLNKGDEISISFQFGDRDPQSSTQLTGDFFLYDSNGKDVLKASRDVSYGDATINAPTKGRYSYCFSNENSNSQTKDVTFNVHGVVWIDLDDPNSDTLDSAVRKLSKLIKEVEDEQSYIVIRERTHRNTAESTNDRVKWWSVFQLGVVAINSLFQIYYLKRFFEVTSMV, encoded by the coding sequence ATGATTGCACTGCAATTCGTTGTAACGTTTCTATTAGCATTAACGGTTTCTGCGCATAACGTCGCTTTACCACCATATGGTCGAAGATGCTTTTTCGAGGATTTAAACAaaggtgatgaaatttcaatttcattccAATTTGGTGATAGGGACCCTCAATCATCAACACAGTTAACTGGTGATTTTTTCCTCTATGATTCGAATGGTAAAGACGTCTTAAAGGCTAGTAGAGATGTTTCTTATGGTGACGCAACTATAAATGCACCAACAAAGGGTAGATATTCATActgtttttcaaatgaaaattccaattctcAGACAAAAGATGTTACTTTCAACGTCCATGGTGTTGTTTGGATTGATTTAGATGATCCAAATTCTGATACTTTAGATAGCGCTGTTagaaaattatcaaaattgattaaagaGGTGGAGGATGAACAAAGTTATATTGTAATTAGAGAAAGGACGCACAGAAACACTGCAGAATCAACAAATGATCGTGTCAAATGGTGGTCAGTCTTTCAACTAGGTGTCGTTGCTATCAACTCtttatttcaaatatactatttgaaaagattcttcGAAGTTACCTCGATGGTctaa
- the VPS62 gene encoding Vps62p (similar to uniprot|P53285 Saccharomyces cerevisiae YGR141W VPS62 and similar to uniprot|Q06466 Saccharomyces cerevisiae YPR157W Hypothetical ORF), protein MGWVWLSIFINLCLAVFVPWADDDPFVGLEAPQDQKTILPPLVPPNKLDDSNRSLKKNGQIPDYIIDNCPLVHLYSEERYWPSDIAEYVTHFDIKDAQGNNVTDPLETLKLSSLQLNYYYKLFNGTYNNISSRDTFLTSRDDFDKDPKWLLGSRPEYGTGHIKNGPAVLMVVDKGNGWVDAFWFYFYPFNLGPFIMGYGPWGNHVGDWEHSLVRFYRGEPRYIWMSAHGGGSAYRFEAVEKVKKLRRRNGKLTPEIVHRPLIFSASGTHANYASVGQHAHDVPFFFMPLSDFTDRGPMWDPSMNYYAYVFDGEKIIPSSDREESIGVNWLHFRGHWGDKQLPWGDSRQRWCPVQWRYIDGPTGPLDKNLPRMSLCPRFVWWNFWKGCPARRLIKKGEGLDAEKNDLIGDNCGILLYKVKPRWLRSILRILTWRGVLCFVMDYFTG, encoded by the coding sequence ATGGGATGGGTTTGGCTATCAATATTCATAAATCTGTGCCTAGCAGTATTCGTACCATGGGCCGATGATGATCCATTTGTCGGATTGGAAGCTCCCCAAGACCAGAAGACGATTCTGCCGCCGCTTGTGCCTCCAAATAAATTAGACGATTCTAATAGgagtttgaagaagaatggTCAAATACCGGATTATATTATTGATAACTGTCCACTAGTACACCTTTATAGTGAGGAAAGGTACTGGCCATCAGACATTGCTGAATATGTTACCCATTTTGACATCAAAGATGCTCAAGGTAATAATGTCACTGACCCCCTTGAAACGTTAAAATTATCCAGCTTACAACTAAACTACTATTACAAACTTTTTAATGGCACTTACAATAATATTTCAAGTCGTGATACATTTCTAACGAGTAGAGACGATTTCGACAAAGATCCTAAATGGTTATTGGGTTCAAGACCAGAATACGGTACTGGTCACATCAAAAATGGACCTGCAGTGCTTATGGTTGTGGATAAGGGTAATGGTTGGGTAGATGCATTTTGGTTTTATTTCTATCCTTTCAACTTAGGACCATTTATAATGGGGTATGGTCCCTGGGGGAATCATGTTGGAGACTGGGAGCATTCTCTAGTCAGATTCTATAGAGGTGAACCCAGATACATTTGGATGAGTGCCcatggtggtggtagtgcATACAGATTCGAAGCTGTGGAAAAAGTCAAAAAGCTACGTCGTAGAAACGGTAAATTAACTCCTGAGATCGTTCATAGACCGCTAATCTTTAGTGCTAGTGGTACGCATGCGAACTACGCATCTGTGGGCCAACATGCTCATGATGTtccatttttctttatGCCACTAAGTGATTTCACCGATAGGGGACCTATGTGGGACCCCTCAATGAATTATTATGCATACGTCtttgatggtgaaaaaattatacCCAGTAGTGATCGTGAAGAATCTATAGGAGTAAATTGGCTTCATTTCAGAGGACATTGGGGTGACAAACAGTTGCCATGGGGAGATTCCAGACAAAGGTGGTGTCCAGTACAATGGAGATACATCGATGGACCAACAGGGCCTCTAGATAAAAACCTACCCCGGATGTCGTTATGTCCCCGATTTGTCTGgtggaatttttggaaaggTTGTCCGGCTAGAAGGCTAATTAAGAAGGGCGAAGGTTTAGACGCTGAAAAGAATGATTTAATTGGTGATAATTGTGGAATTTTGCTTTATAAAGTAAAACCAAGATGGTTACGTTCCATTTTAAGAATATTAACGTGGAGAGGAGTTTTGTGCTTTGTAATGGATTATTTTACAGGTTAG
- the BTN2 gene encoding Btn2p (weakly similar to uniprot|P53286 Saccharomyces cerevisiae YGR142W BTN2 Cytosolic coiled-coil protein that modulates arginine uptake interacts with Rhb1p possible role in mediating pH homeostasis between the vacuole and plasma membrane H()-ATPase may have a role in intracellular protein trafficking), translating into MFSTLQSPYYFDAMPSMFMDPMFLTQEPKRRRVHNGPMRIPTHRIPRQRAPVPLRYKVTETDRGYVLSLHKKLPRDHLRHEINHELSVLKDQLYRPTYHYSGLFGELVEEQADENSLTNQAMSKLNVDAICRRVARQAFKDYKIELSQRGDELSIISHADGVAKEFDLGVNIDDLEVIGCQLDESYSHAVWNILLVKNGNVSLSDVQAPEEHQVEDAEPCEQDVDSQQQEQRLQSEPTVQEPEEHTPLKININFSQDQKSKQHERNSPILEEVEDEEVNRFRQLASRAPTGSAILEDC; encoded by the coding sequence ATGTTTTCTACACTACAATCTCCATACTATTTTGATGCTATGCCAAGCATGTTCATGGACCCCATGTTTCTCACACAGGAACCAAAGAGACGCAGGGTTCATAATGGTCCTATGAGAATTCCAACTCATAGAATCCCCAGACAACGTGCACCAGTACCATTGAGATACAAAGTGACAGAAACTGATCGTGGGTACGTCTTGTCACTCCACAAAAAACTGCCCAGAGATCATCTACGCCATGAGATAAACCATGAGTTATCGGTGTTAAAAGATCAGTTATACAGACCAACATATCACTACTCTGGGTTGTTCGGTGAATTAGTGGAAGAACAAGCTGATGAGAACTCGCTAACAAATCAAGCAATGTCTAAGTTGAATGTAGATGCCATTTGCCGTCGTGTGGCTCGTCAGGCATTCAAAGATTACAAGATAGAGTTAAGCCAGAGAGGTGATGAATTATCCATTATAAGCCATGCGGATGGTGTGGCGAAGGAATTTGATCTCGGTGTCAACATCGATGATCTAGAAGTTATCGGATGCCAATTGGATGAATCGTATAGCCATGCTGTGTGGAATATTTTACTGGTAAAAAATGGTAATGTGAGCCTATCGGATGTACAGGCTCCAGAGGAACACCAGGTAGAGGACGCGGAACCATGTGAGCAAGATGTTGACTCACAGCAACAAGAACAGAGGCTACAAAGCGAACCTACTGTGCAAGAACCAGAAGAACACACTCCTCTCAAGATTAACATCAATTTCTCTCAGGACCAAAAGTCCAAGCAACACGAACGTAACTCACCAATACTAGAGGAAGTGGAAGACGAAGAGGTCAACCGGTTCAGACAGTTGGCCAGCCGTGCTCCTACGGGCTCCGCCATTCTAGAGGATTGTTGA
- the GLC7 gene encoding type 1 serine/threonine-protein phosphatase catalytic subunit GLC7 (highly similar to uniprot|P32598 Saccharomyces cerevisiae YER133W GLC7 Catalytic subunit of type 1 serine/threonine protein phosphatase involved in many processes including glycogen metabolism sporulation and mitosis interacts with multiple regulatory subunits predominantly isolated with Sds22p) has translation METPSVDVDNIIDRLLEVRGSKPGQQVDLEEHEIRYLCSKARSIFIKQPILLELEAPIKICGDIHGQYYDLLRLFEYGGFPPESNYLFLGDYVDRGKQSLETICLLLAYKIKYPENFFILRGNHECASINRIYGFYDECKRRYNIKLWKTFTDCFNCLPIAAIIDEKIFCMHGGLSPDLNSMEQIRRVMRPTDIPDVGLLCDLLWSDPDKDIVGWSENDRGVSFTFGPDVVNRFLQKQDMELICRAHQVVEDGYEFFSKRQLVTLFSAPNYCGEFDNAGAMMSVDESLLCSFQILKPAQKSLPRQQGGRKKK, from the exons ATGGAAACGCCATCAGTGGATGTAGATAATATTATCGATCGGTTATTGGAAGTAAGAGGTTCCAAGCCGGGTCAACAAGTTGATTTAGAAGAGCATGAAATTAGGTATCTCTGTTCCAAGGCAAGATCTATATTCATAAAACAACCTATTCTGCTAGAATTAGAAGCACCAATTAAG ATTTGCGGTGATATTCATGGCCAGTACTACGATTTGCTACGTCTTTTTGAATATGGTGGATTCCCACCTGAATCCAATTATTTGTTCTTGGGAGATTATGTGGATAGGGGTAAACAATCTTTAGAGACAATCTGTTTACTGTTAGCTTACAAGATCAAATATCCggaaaattttttcattctaAGAGGCAATCACGAATGTGCTTCGATTAATAGAATCTATGGGTTTTATGATGAATGTAAGAGGCGTTATAACATtaaactttggaaaacgtTCACGGACTGTTTTAACTGTTTACCCATTGCTGCTATTATTGACgaaaaaatcttttgtaTGCATGGTGGTCTTTCACCTGATTTGAATAGTATGGAACAAATTAGAAGGGTTATGAGACCAACTGATATTCCAGATGTTGGGTTGCTGTGCGACTTATTGTGGTCTGATCCTGATAAAGATATTGTTGGATGGTCAGAAAATGATAGAGGTGTTTCCTTTACATTTGGGCCTGATGTGGTCAACagatttttacaaaagCAAGATATGGAGTTAATCTGTAGAGCACATCAAGTTGTTGAAGATGGTTACGAGTTTTTCAGTAAAAGGCAATTGGTAACGCTTTTTTCAGCACCAAATTATTGTGGTGAGTTTGACAATGCGGGTGCGATGATGAGCGTTGATGAAAGTTTGTTGTGCTCATTCcagattttgaaacctGCGCAAAAGAGTTTACCAAGGCAGCAAGGTGGtaggaagaagaaataa
- the YIP4 gene encoding Yip4p (similar to uniprot|P53093 Saccharomyces cerevisiae YGL198W YIP4 Protein that interacts with Rab GTPases computational analysis of large-scale protein-protein interaction data suggests a possible role in vesicle-mediated transport), with protein MEADTIEADFITNDLTPDAFPASGSMDGGSVAKRGTLDESILKTFKRDIGDINSRLKQVVYPNFLIKRLDGSEQDFTNASIHCDLWAPLTFIILYAVSVSPAHAKTLFSSLFVSQWFVLLVMATHLRLTKPQAKTSLISYVSVSGYCLFPQVVNAVISRLLLPLILKVAHNSSWCIRALVLLRMLLMGICLFWSVSSISFVTKSNNFIEVYPLALCFFGIGWLTVIL; from the coding sequence ATGGAAGCTGATACTATTGAAGCTGACTTTATCACTAACGATCTGACACCAGATGCGTTCCCCGCAAGTGGCTCTATGGACGGAGGATCAGTTGCGAAGAGAGGGACCCTAGACGAATCAATACTAAAAACATTCAAGAGAGACATTGGAGATATAAATTCCCGTTTGAAGCAAGTTGTGTatcccaattttttaattaaACGTCTGGACGGTAGCGAGCAAGATTTTACCAATGCATCAATTCACTGTGATTTATGGGCACCGTTGACATTTATCATTCTATATGCAGTTTCAGTTTCTCCGGCTCATGCTAAAACTCTTTTTTCAAGTCTTTTCGTTTCCCAGTGGTTTGTACTATTGGTAATGGCAACGCATTTAAGATTGACAAAGCCCCAAGCAAAAACTTCCTTAATTTCTTATGTTTCCGTTTCAGGGTACTGTCTTTTCCCACAAGTAGTGAACGCAGTCATTTCAAGGTTACTATTACCACTAATTCTAAAAGTTGCTCATAACTCATCGTGGTGTATTAGAGCTCTTGTGCTGTTGCGTATGTTACTAATGGGAATCTGCTTATTTTGGTCAGTGAGCTCGATCTCTTTCGTCACGAAAAGTAATAATTTCATCGAAGTTTATCCACTAGCGTTGTGCTTTTTCGGTATTGGCTGGTTGACAGTAATACTGTGA